The Nitrospira tepida genome includes a window with the following:
- a CDS encoding type II toxin-antitoxin system RelE/ParE family toxin, which yields MFTAAVRRQLDDESYRALQLALLLRPTQGPIIQGGAGLRKLRWAAEGRGKRGGVRLIYYWEPASQTFYMLYLYAKNEQGDLTADQLKVLAKLVRREFS from the coding sequence GTGTTTACCGCCGCGGTGCGGCGTCAGCTAGACGACGAGAGCTATCGGGCGCTGCAATTGGCATTGTTGCTGCGGCCCACGCAAGGCCCCATCATTCAAGGTGGCGCGGGACTGCGCAAACTCCGATGGGCGGCGGAGGGGCGAGGCAAACGAGGCGGGGTCCGCCTCATCTACTATTGGGAGCCGGCAAGCCAGACGTTTTATATGTTGTACCTCTATGCAAAGAACGAGCAGGGCGACCTCACGGCAGACCAACTCAAGGTGTTGGCCAAGCTCGTTCGGAGGGAATTCTCATGA
- a CDS encoding YbhB/YbcL family Raf kinase inhibitor-like protein has protein sequence MKLTSSAFQAGGMIPKQYTCDGQDMSPPLSWSDVPDGTKSLALIADDPDAPMGIWVHWVAWNIPVTARALEENVPKRDALPNGLKQGTSDFRRVGYGGPCPPSGTHRYFFKLYALDTTLNLSPSTTKKDLEKAMQSHILGQAEVMGTYSRK, from the coding sequence ATGAAACTCACCAGCTCCGCATTTCAGGCAGGGGGAATGATTCCGAAACAATACACGTGTGACGGCCAGGATATGTCGCCTCCGTTGAGCTGGTCTGATGTTCCCGACGGAACAAAGAGCTTGGCTCTGATCGCGGATGACCCGGACGCTCCGATGGGGATCTGGGTGCATTGGGTCGCGTGGAATATCCCGGTGACGGCCCGAGCCCTTGAGGAAAACGTGCCGAAGCGAGATGCCCTCCCGAACGGCTTAAAGCAGGGCACATCGGACTTTCGACGCGTCGGCTATGGAGGGCCCTGTCCACCCTCCGGCACTCACCGCTATTTCTTTAAATTGTACGCGCTGGATACGACCCTCAACCTGTCGCCAAGCACGACGAAGAAAGATCTGGAGAAGGCCATGCAGAGCCATATTCTTGGACAGGCGGAGGTGATGGGGACATACAGCAGGAAATAG
- a CDS encoding RNA recognition motif domain-containing protein, with protein MGSKLYVGGLPYAATETELTTLFASHGTVESARVITDKFTGQSRGFGFVEMATSEEARTAMTALNGTQMDGRSLTVNEAKPQEPRSGDSGRGNDFGRRNRF; from the coding sequence ATGGGTTCAAAACTTTATGTCGGCGGGTTGCCCTACGCGGCGACCGAAACGGAACTCACCACCTTGTTCGCATCGCACGGCACTGTCGAGTCGGCCCGTGTGATCACCGACAAGTTCACCGGACAGTCCCGAGGCTTCGGGTTTGTCGAAATGGCCACATCTGAGGAAGCCCGAACGGCGATGACCGCCTTAAACGGCACACAGATGGACGGGCGGTCCCTGACCGTGAACGAAGCCAAGCCGCAGGAGCCGCGCTCCGGCGATAGCGGACGTGGCAACGATTTCGGCCGGCGCAACCGCTTCTAA
- a CDS encoding tautomerase family protein gives MPYVNIQITKGATRAQKARLVREVTGSLVRILGKHPEHTHIVIQEIAEANWGFSGLLTNDWKKQRSRKQMRTRSKT, from the coding sequence ATGCCGTATGTCAATATCCAGATTACCAAGGGTGCCACGAGAGCACAGAAAGCCCGTCTCGTGAGAGAGGTGACCGGTTCGCTTGTCCGGATCCTGGGCAAGCATCCAGAGCATACCCATATCGTGATTCAAGAAATTGCAGAAGCCAACTGGGGGTTCTCGGGGTTATTGACGAACGATTGGAAGAAACAACGGTCCCGCAAGCAGATGAGAACGCGGAGCAAAACCTGA
- a CDS encoding class I SAM-dependent methyltransferase has product MPINQQALDQFLERAVNDLSASYGGVMVSLGHRLGLYKAMAGAGPLSPREVAQRAGCDERYLREWLNSQAAGGYVRYHATSETYELPPEQALVLADEESPLFLPPAWNVPASMWFDEDKVARAFRTGEGIAWGDHHERLSCGVAAFYRNCYRGSLLQAWLPALPGVIEKLKQGAKVADIGCGHGHSTLLMAAAFPNSRFWGFDNHEESVAAAQEQARRANAGLSVTFEVATAQSYPPQGFDLICFFDCLHDMGDPVAAAQHAAAALAEEGTVMLVEPFAHDRVEDNLTPVGRLYYAASTAICCAHSLSEEGRAALGAQAGEARLRAVFQKAGFRTFRRATQTPFNLVLEARM; this is encoded by the coding sequence ATGCCGATCAATCAACAAGCGCTCGACCAGTTCTTGGAACGGGCCGTCAACGATCTGTCTGCAAGTTATGGCGGCGTCATGGTGTCGCTCGGCCACCGGCTGGGCCTGTACAAGGCCATGGCCGGCGCCGGCCCGCTGAGCCCGCGGGAAGTCGCGCAGCGCGCCGGCTGCGACGAACGCTACCTGCGCGAATGGCTGAACAGCCAGGCGGCGGGCGGCTATGTCCGGTACCATGCCACGAGCGAGACCTATGAACTTCCGCCCGAACAGGCCTTGGTGTTGGCCGACGAGGAGAGCCCGCTCTTCCTCCCGCCGGCCTGGAACGTGCCGGCCTCCATGTGGTTCGACGAAGACAAGGTCGCCCGGGCGTTTCGGACGGGAGAGGGCATCGCCTGGGGCGACCACCACGAGCGGCTGTCGTGCGGCGTCGCGGCCTTCTACCGAAATTGTTATCGCGGATCGCTCCTGCAAGCCTGGCTGCCGGCCTTGCCGGGCGTGATCGAGAAGCTGAAACAGGGCGCGAAGGTCGCCGACATCGGCTGCGGGCACGGCCATTCGACCTTGCTGATGGCCGCCGCCTTTCCGAACTCACGATTTTGGGGATTCGACAACCACGAAGAATCCGTTGCGGCGGCCCAGGAGCAGGCGCGGCGCGCAAACGCCGGTCTCTCCGTGACGTTCGAGGTCGCGACCGCGCAGTCGTATCCGCCGCAGGGGTTCGATCTGATCTGTTTCTTCGATTGCCTCCACGACATGGGCGATCCCGTCGCCGCCGCGCAGCATGCCGCAGCGGCCCTCGCCGAAGAGGGCACGGTGATGCTGGTCGAGCCCTTTGCCCACGATCGGGTCGAAGACAACCTCACCCCTGTCGGTCGCCTCTACTATGCCGCCTCCACCGCCATCTGTTGCGCGCACTCGTTGTCGGAAGAGGGGAGGGCGGCGCTCGGAGCGCAGGCCGGAGAAGCGCGGCTGAGGGCTGTGTTCCAAAAGGCGGGCTTTCGGACTTTTCGCCGCGCGACCCAGACGCCGTTCAACCTGGTGCTCGAAGCCCGGATGTAA
- a CDS encoding maleate cis-trans isomerase family protein — protein MKTVAECEALVMMGEHQHASHHGPQKVIGPLSGKTINIPDVNRPPMPALAPSGVIHNGRTAEHFGEIDSSRGYPDVRSFRRKFGLIVPATNTSMEHELWSIIGRNPQTLRGVGLHTSNVITPKPTLETEADLLEYQKQFLGGLKAAVDTALLAEPQYMLMGMSLEHILCGIEQVKEPMAEIEEHSRLPWATWHEAVVAALRKYQARRIGILTPFDKKGNEHATRMFQDLGFEVVASVGFSCANALHIAHVPDWAKEKAILDMLATRDNALDAVVQCGTNMSLIDVAEQLEPVIGMPILGINAVIFWYALRETGIQGAVVGAGRLLQEF, from the coding sequence GTGAAAACTGTCGCCGAATGCGAGGCACTGGTCATGATGGGAGAGCATCAGCACGCGAGCCACCATGGACCCCAGAAGGTCATCGGCCCACTGTCCGGGAAGACGATCAACATACCGGATGTGAACCGTCCGCCGATGCCTGCTCTGGCTCCTTCCGGCGTCATTCACAACGGCAGGACAGCCGAACACTTCGGCGAGATCGACTCCTCCCGCGGATATCCTGATGTGAGGAGCTTCAGAAGAAAGTTCGGTCTGATTGTCCCCGCTACGAATACCAGCATGGAGCACGAGCTTTGGAGCATTATTGGCAGGAATCCACAGACACTCAGAGGGGTCGGCCTGCACACGTCCAATGTCATCACGCCGAAGCCGACGTTAGAAACCGAGGCAGATCTCTTGGAGTATCAGAAGCAGTTCTTGGGCGGATTGAAGGCCGCGGTTGATACGGCGCTGTTGGCGGAGCCGCAATACATGCTTATGGGCATGAGCTTGGAACATATTCTGTGCGGCATCGAACAAGTAAAAGAACCTATGGCTGAGATCGAGGAGCACTCGAGATTGCCATGGGCCACCTGGCATGAGGCCGTCGTCGCCGCGCTGCGAAAGTATCAGGCGAGGCGCATCGGGATCTTGACACCGTTCGACAAGAAAGGAAACGAGCACGCCACGCGCATGTTCCAAGACCTGGGGTTCGAGGTGGTGGCGAGCGTAGGCTTTTCTTGCGCCAATGCTCTGCATATCGCACATGTTCCGGACTGGGCCAAGGAGAAGGCCATACTGGACATGCTGGCCACGCGTGACAATGCACTGGACGCCGTCGTCCAGTGTGGCACGAATATGAGCTTGATCGATGTGGCGGAACAACTGGAGCCGGTGATCGGGATGCCTATCCTGGGTATCAACGCTGTGATCTTTTGGTACGCCCTCCGGGAAACGGGGATCCAAGGAGCAGTAGTAGGGGCGGGGAGATTGTTGCAAGAGTTCTGA
- a CDS encoding type II toxin-antitoxin system VapB family antitoxin: MRTTLNIDDQLMKRAAQLTGVHEKTQLVRLGIGN, encoded by the coding sequence ATGCGTACGACGCTGAACATCGACGACCAGCTCATGAAGCGGGCGGCACAGCTCACCGGGGTGCACGAAAAAACTCAGCTTGTGCGCCTGGGCATTGGGAATTAG
- the tmpT gene encoding thiopurine S-methyltransferase: MDPSFWHQRWEKNEIAFHESKANPLLVEHFRELGVAKGSRIFVPLCGKTLDISWLLSNGYRVAGAELSRLAIEQLFTELGQQPAISATGQVERWSAPQLDVFVGDIFALSGERLGPVDTVYDRAALVAFPEEMRDRYAAHLTTMTGKAPQLLICYEYDQRMMDGPPFSVSNEEVTRHYAAHYDLTLLESREVSGGLKGKCPAKEKVWLIKR; the protein is encoded by the coding sequence ATGGACCCAAGTTTTTGGCACCAAAGGTGGGAGAAGAATGAGATTGCCTTTCACGAAAGTAAGGCCAATCCACTGCTCGTGGAGCACTTTCGTGAGCTTGGCGTAGCCAAAGGCAGCCGGATTTTTGTCCCATTGTGCGGGAAGACTCTGGATATTTCTTGGCTACTCTCCAACGGCTATCGGGTGGCGGGAGCCGAATTGAGCCGACTGGCCATTGAGCAGTTATTCACGGAATTGGGCCAGCAACCAGCCATATCGGCGACCGGCCAAGTGGAGCGGTGGAGCGCACCACAGCTTGACGTATTTGTCGGCGACATCTTTGCGCTGTCCGGAGAGAGACTCGGCCCGGTCGATACCGTCTATGATCGGGCCGCGTTGGTGGCCTTCCCCGAAGAAATGCGCGATCGCTATGCCGCGCACCTCACAACGATGACAGGCAAGGCTCCGCAGTTGCTGATTTGCTATGAGTATGACCAACGCATGATGGACGGTCCTCCGTTTTCAGTGAGCAACGAGGAAGTCACGCGGCATTATGCCGCGCATTATGATCTCACGCTCCTCGAGAGCAGAGAGGTATCCGGTGGATTGAAGGGCAAATGTCCAGCCAAGGAGAAGGTGTGGCTGATAAAAAGATGA
- a CDS encoding GlxA family transcriptional regulator, translated as MYDVLTCFEFLGSLDEAVPSSAPFRVEFVSTRGGRVETASGLPVEVHRSLGEVTSTEIVIVPSLLVEHGDWVPGRHAEMVRWLLEMNRRGALLCSACSGVLLLAETGLLDGEDATIHWAYAPTFRKNFPAVRLSLEKVLVASGERAQFVMAGASASWHDLVLYLVARFVGPTAAQAISKFMLLQWHQDGQTPYIAFRPSLDHGDAMVLATQEWLAGHFSVAKPVEEAVKRSGLPERSFNRRFTQATGYSPMAYIQNLRVHEAKRRLERTEEAIDEISWNVGYEDPAFFRRLFKRLTGITPGAYRRKFKVPLVTTNTLPSGQTGALSRS; from the coding sequence ATGTATGACGTGCTCACCTGTTTCGAGTTCCTTGGGAGCTTAGACGAGGCGGTGCCGTCGTCAGCTCCCTTTCGGGTGGAGTTTGTCTCGACCAGGGGCGGGCGGGTGGAGACGGCAAGCGGACTGCCTGTTGAAGTGCACCGATCGCTGGGCGAGGTCACTTCGACCGAGATCGTGATCGTCCCTTCCCTCCTGGTCGAGCATGGCGACTGGGTGCCGGGACGCCATGCCGAGATGGTGCGATGGCTCCTGGAGATGAACCGCAGGGGTGCGCTGCTCTGCTCGGCCTGCTCGGGCGTCCTGTTGCTGGCTGAAACGGGGCTGCTGGACGGAGAAGATGCGACGATCCACTGGGCCTATGCGCCCACATTCCGCAAGAATTTCCCCGCCGTTCGACTGTCCCTTGAGAAAGTGCTCGTGGCTTCGGGGGAGCGGGCGCAATTCGTGATGGCCGGCGCGTCCGCCTCCTGGCATGATTTGGTGCTGTACCTCGTGGCCAGATTCGTCGGGCCGACCGCGGCTCAGGCAATCTCCAAATTCATGCTTCTCCAGTGGCACCAGGACGGCCAGACGCCATACATCGCGTTTCGACCGAGTCTCGACCATGGGGACGCCATGGTGCTCGCGACGCAGGAATGGCTGGCAGGCCATTTCTCCGTGGCCAAACCCGTCGAAGAGGCGGTGAAACGGTCCGGGCTCCCCGAGCGAAGTTTCAACCGGCGGTTCACCCAGGCGACGGGCTATTCACCGATGGCCTACATCCAGAACCTGCGTGTGCATGAGGCCAAGCGCCGGCTCGAACGGACGGAGGAGGCAATCGATGAGATCAGTTGGAACGTCGGCTACGAGGACCCGGCGTTCTTTCGGCGACTGTTCAAGCGCCTGACCGGGATCACCCCGGGCGCGTACCGCCGCAAGTTCAAGGTGCCCCTTGTGACGACAAATACGCTGCCATCAGGACAAACGGGGGCGTTATCTCGTTCATAG
- a CDS encoding tetratricopeptide repeat protein, which translates to MRLGSVVLGLVLFVANGFVGCEPSQTGGGARKAGAAADAPLFAPASSAARMANDEGVGHYQQGHWDVAMEHFQKAVKADPNSAVVHYNVALTLDKMGKHDEATASFKKALELAPSEPAITGSDILKKHLGM; encoded by the coding sequence ATGAGACTAGGATCTGTTGTTCTCGGACTCGTCCTCTTTGTGGCCAACGGGTTCGTTGGGTGCGAGCCAAGCCAAACCGGAGGCGGAGCAAGGAAAGCCGGAGCGGCGGCCGATGCTCCACTGTTTGCCCCGGCCAGTTCGGCCGCTCGAATGGCCAATGACGAGGGGGTGGGACACTACCAGCAGGGGCATTGGGATGTGGCAATGGAGCATTTCCAGAAGGCCGTCAAGGCCGATCCCAATTCGGCCGTCGTGCACTACAACGTCGCGCTGACCTTGGACAAGATGGGCAAACATGACGAGGCCACCGCGTCATTTAAGAAAGCCTTGGAGTTGGCCCCGAGCGAGCCTGCCATCACGGGCTCGGACATTCTCAAGAAGCACCTGGGGATGTAA